GACATATAATGGAGTGATGAAAATCATTTCAGGTGCATTGGTGTTGGTGAAAGgaatccaaaaaaataataacttatATTACTATCAAGGTAATGCAGTTGTTGGAGTAGCGGCAGTGACTTCCAATGATGATCGAAAATTGAAAGTAACCAGATTATGGCATATGCGCTTAGGGCATGTCGGAGAAAAATCCTTGAATCTTTTGATGAATCAAGGACTGTTGAAAGGAGCCAGTGTTTGCAAGTTAGATTTTTGCGAGTATTGTGTCAAAGGAAAGCAGACAAGGATAAAATTTGGCACTGCAATTCACGAtaccaagggtattttggattatGTGCACTCTGATGTGtaccttccaaaacaacttctcTGGGAGgcaaaaattattttgttacCTTTGTCG
This Coffea arabica cultivar ET-39 chromosome 3e, Coffea Arabica ET-39 HiFi, whole genome shotgun sequence DNA region includes the following protein-coding sequences:
- the LOC113735667 gene encoding uncharacterized mitochondrial protein AtMg00300-like — translated: MGYKVSTYNGVMKIISGALVLVKGIQKNNNLYYYQGNAVVGVAAVTSNDDRKLKVTRLWHMRLGHVGEKSLNLLMNQGLLKGASVCKLDFCEYCVKGKQTRIKFGTAIHDTKGILDYVHSDVYLPKQLLWEAKIILLPLSMTSLEEYGYIL